TGCCGAAATACGGATGCGGGTCGGTGTAGTAGTGCGAAACTTTCGGGAGGTCTTCGCCTGGAACGTGAAGATAGTTTGGATTATCATAATAACCCGTTGCTACGATGATAAATCGAGCCCGATATTCGAATGGTTTTCCATCGCGATGAGTTGTTTGAATCTGAAAAATATTATCGCTTTTGCTGATACGATTGACACGTTCATTGGTACGAAGTAAAAGGTCATAATGTTCGACGACACGTTTATAATAGTTCAATCCTTCTTCACGTGTTGGTTTCGGATTAGTTGTCGTAAAAGGGACACCGCCGATTTCCAATAAGTCCGACGTCGTGAAAAAAATCATATTAGCCGGAAAATGATAAATCGAATTGACGATGCAACCTTTGTCGATCACGACGGAGGATAAACCATTTTTTTTACATTCGATGGCACAAGCGAGACCGGTCGGTCCCGCGCCGACGATAAGTACGTCAAAAATTTTTGTAGTCATAGATTAAGTTATAATGCTCTTTCACTGATTGTCATCAAAAATCAATTCGTTCTTGCAAGGGCTTTTCATCGAGTTTGATCAATTGTTTTTTATTGCGCAGTGACAGGAGTTGCCGATTCAGAAAATTATACATAGCCGTTAATTCGGTCGTATCTTCTTTTTCCAATTCCATATTCAAAATCGTATTCCTGAGTGTTTCCATTTTCGATTCCAATTGCCGCGATTGAATGACGGCGAGCAGTTCGTCGATTTCATATTGCCCGGTGTCTTCGATAAGCAATTTCGAAATAGCACGTTCGATCGTTTCATCGAAATGTCCGGAAATGTGATCCGATGAAAAAGGTTCATTGAGCATGAATCGATTGAAAACCCATTCAACGACTTTCCGGATGGCATCGTTTTGAAATTCGTCCGCGCGAATGTATGAAAAAACATGATCGGCGTCTCTGCGTTGTCCTGCCAATAATGTACGGAGGATATTTCTTTCCGCTTTGGTAATGCGCTCGGAAATAGGCGGTTTGACCACGGCCACCGGCGTGACCGTAATTTTAGGCCGTTCATCGCCCGGCGTTGCATGGCGTGTGACGGATCGCAGTTCCTTCTGTACGAGCGCGGCATCCACGCCCATTTTGGATGCAATTTCTTTGACGAATAAGTCACGCTTGATCGCATCGTTGATTCGCGCGACGATATTCAGCAATTCTCGAATGGCATTGGTTCGTGCGTTAACGCTGTCGAGCTTGTTTTGATGATTCCACATTGCGATCCGGAAATCGATGTAACCAAGTCCTTTTTGAATAAGCGATTCAAACGCGGTAACGCCTTCTTTTCGAATGTAAGAATCGGGATCATGTTTGTCCGGCAATACGACGATGTGAACGTTCAATCCGGCTTCGAGCATCAGTGCACCACCGCGTTCCGCTGCACGAATGCCTGCGTCATCGCCGTCGTAGATCAACGTTACATTTTGAGTAAAGCGGCGAATGAGATTGGCCTGATCCATTGTAAATGCGGTACCGCTGGAAGCCGTAACATTAGTGACACCGAACTGATGCAAGCTGAGACAGTCGGCGTAGCCTTCGACGATGATCATGTTGTCCTGACGGCGCACAGCATCTTTGGCATGCGACAAACCGTATAGCGTTTTGCCTTTATGATAAATCGGATGCTCGGGAGAGTTCAAATATTTTGGAGAGTTGGGTTCTTCCCGCAACAGGCGACCGCCGAAAGCGATGACGCGCCCGGAAATATTGAAAATCGGAAATATCAGCCGATGGCGGAATCGATCGTAATAACCGCCGCTTTTGGCCGTGATTAAACCTCCTTTTTCGAGAATCTTAAGATCGATCCGCTGAGATTGCGTCCAACGAGCGAGAGCGTCCCATTCATCAGGCGCATAGCCGACGCCGAACGATTTTAAAGTTTTTTCGTCGAATCCGCGCTTTCGTAAATAATCCCGTGCCGCTTGTCCCGCCGATGATTGCAATTGATCGTAATAAAACCGCGCAGCGGTTTTGTAAACAAAATACAACGCTTCGATTTCCGAGTTTTCATCTTTGTCGGCTTGAAATGCAGGCAATTCAATATGGGCGCGTTCGGCTAGAGTGCGGATCGCTTCGGGATAACTGACTTTTTCGTAAGTTTTGATGAATGAAAATGCGTCGCCGCCCGTGCCGCAGCCGAAGCAATAAAAAATTTGTTTATCCGGACTGACGGTAAACGACGGCGTTTTCTCGTTATGGAAAGGACATAAGCCGACGTAATTACGTCCACGCAATTTCAGCGTGACGTAAGAGCCGATCAATTCCACGATGTCCGTGGCTTGTTTGATCTCGTCGATTTTATGTTGAGGGATTTTCATTGTATTAACTTATTTTCAAGAACAAATGTACCAAAACTTCACCCTGATTAAATAAATCGGCGTCACGCAAGCTTTGTACATATAAAATTTCCATAATGCTTCCGCTGATAATCGGGATCCGTAAATTGTCGCTCGTTTGCATCGGCAAGATTTCCACCACTGCAGCGGTCAATGCGCCGGCCAGTCGTATTAAAAATGGTACGCCGGGAAATACAAAACCGACTGCGACGGATACAGCGGCAAAGGCTAGCGATCCTTCAATCGTTTTGCCGAAAAGCCGCGTGCGTCCGAATTTCTTACCGACCACCGCGGCCAATCCATCGCCAAAAACTAAAAACAACAGGCATAAAATAGCGATGGGTTTGTGAAAGATCATAATCACAAGAAAAGAAGAAATGAGCAGGTACGTAGCGCCCGAATAACCGGTCTTTTCTTCGTCCCGCAACATTCGTCCGAAAATTTTATGAAAAAACGTATTAAAGCGTGCGCTATAAAAACGGAGATATTCCGTGACGATTGCCACGCCTAATAAACTTCCGATCACAATCATGGACGTCATATAGTCCGTCAGGTAATAACCGACCGGAATACCGGCTGAAAGAAAATGAAAACCTTTTCGCTTCAATTCATTTTCATAACGTCGGCTGGCATTATCCTCAATGGGCTGTGGAATCGGGTCGAGTTCCGTATGGTCTTCGTGCATAATCTCCTGCGAATTGGCTGCAATATAACGCTAGTAAGGGAGAAAATCTATTGGTTTAATCCATGCCGGCCTGTTTTGCTTGCAGTTCTGGAAAAAATCCTTATTATAATATAAGAGGTTTTCATGATTGCAGCGTTCGGCGAAATAGTATTTGATGTATATCCGGACCGTGAGAGACTTGGCGGTGCACCGTTTAATTTGATCTATCACATTATTCGGCTAACCGGAAAAGGCGCTCTCATTAGCCGTGTCGGGAATGATGAACGCGGACAGAACGTGCAAAAATTTCTTTCCGATCGCCATCTGGACATTCACGGCCTGCAAATTGATTCCAAAAAACCTACAGGCACTGCCGTTGTGCAATTAAACCAAGATGGCATTCCTTCGTTTACGATTACAGGCGGCGTGGCTTATGATGCCATTGCGACAACCCCGGAAGCCGAAGCGTTGGTCGAAAGTTGTGAGCTTTTTTATTTTGGTACGTTAGCACAACGGTCGATGGCATCACAAAATACATTGTATCAAATCGTGCGACGTGCCAAACAATCTTTCCTGGATGTTAATCTGCGTCAGAATTTTTATTCGGCCGATCTTCTACGTATTTCATTGGAGTTGGCCGACGTCGTCAAATTGAATTATGAAGAACTGCGTATTATAGATGCGTTGCTTTTTTCAGAAACTTTTTCAATTGAAGCGGCCGCGTTACGTTTGATCAGGACATTTTCTCTGCTTCAATTGGCGGTAACGTTAGGTAACGAAGGGTCTTGGATATTTGCCGAAGGAGAAAAAACTTTTCATCAAACGACAATTGATCATGTCGTCGATACGGTCGGTGCCGGTGACGGATTTGCTGCGATCATGTGTGCGGGCCGGATAGCCGGATGGACCCAGGATATGATTCACCGAACGGCCTCGGAATTTTCTGCCGCGTTGTGCGGCATCGAAGGCGCCTTGCCGGAGGACGATCGTTTTTATGAGCCCTTCAGGAGTTTGTTTTCTCATGCGCACAAGTAAACCGTTGTATGTCCAAATATATAGTATTCACGGCCTCATTCGCTCGGAAAATCTTGAACTCGGCCGCGATGCCGATACCGGAGGACAGACGAAATACGTCGTCGAACTAGGTAAAGCGTTGAGTCAAATGCCGGGTATCGCAAAAATTGAACTGGTAACGCGCTGGATCAATGACAAACGTGTATCGCCGGATTATTCCAGAACCATTGAAAAAATTAATGAAAAATTTTCGATCGTTCGTATTCCCTGCGGCGGCGGACGGTATATCCGGAAAGAATTGCTTTGGGATCACCTTGAAGAATTTGTCGATAAATCTATCAAATACATTCAATCCAACGGACGGTTGCCGGATATTATTCACAGCCATTATGCAGACGCAGGGTTTGTTTGTTCCGAATTGACCAAATTTTTCGGTATTCCGATGGTGCATACCGGACATTCGCTCGGTTATCCGAAATTGGAGCGACTGCTGGAAGCCGGATCGAGCGAGGAAGCCATCAACGCACAATTTAATATGTGCCAGCGTATTGCCGTCGAAGAATCGATTTTGTATTACTCCGACGTTGTTATTACAAGTACGCACGACGAAAAAGAAAAACAATACGGTGCCTATCGAAATAAAGACTGGCCGCCATACGTCGTGATCCCGCCGGGAACGGATCTTGAAAAATTTTATCCGTACACGGAAGAACGAATGTGGGACGATCAATGGCAGCCGGTACGCATCGCCATTCGTGATCAATTGTGGCGTTTTTTCATGCACATGAATAAACCGTTGATTCTGACCATCTGCCGCCCGGTTAAGAAAAAAAATATCGCCGGTTTGATCACGGCCTATGGCGAAGACAAGGAACTGCAAAATCTTGCCAATCTTGCGATCTTCGCCGGCATCCGTAAAGATATTCAGACGATGGAAGACAACGAACGTGAAGTTCTTACGGAGATGTTACTGCTGATGGATAAATATGATCTGTATGGAAAATTAGCTATCCCTAAACGCCATGACGTCGAATTCGAAATACCGGAGCTTTACCGAATCGCCGCGCAGACCGGAGGCGTATTTGTCAATTCCGCTTTTACAGAAAATTTTGGTATCACGTTGTTGGAATCGGCGGCGTCAGGATTGCCGGTCGTGTCAACGCAGTATGGCGGACCGCAGGATATTATTGCCAATCTCGACTGTGGACTGCTGGTCGACGTGCAAGACACCGCTAATATTGCGGTGGCGATCAAACGTATTCTGACTAACGGCGATCTGTGGAAACGTTTTTCAGAAAGCGGGATTCAAAAAACCGGGCAATTTTATTCATGGCCGGCACATGCAGGTCGTTATCTCGAGACGATCGCCCCGCTTGCCAAAAAATCGAAAGCCGGTCATAAAACATTTGCCGAAGTTGGGAAAAAGTTTATGAAGGCCCGTAAGTTGATCGTGACAGACATCGATAATACGCTGATCGGCGATCGAACGGCCCAGAACCAGTTTATACAATTTATTCGCAAACACCGTGACGAGATTGGGTTTGGCGTGGCAACAGGAAGAACCGTCGAATCGGCCGTAGAAATTCTGAAAGCGAACGGATGCCCTATGCCTGATTTCCTGATTACTTCAGTCGGAGCAGAAATGTATTATGCATATGAAGAGCAATTTACCGCTTCGACCGGGTGGGCTTCGCATATCGATTATCAATGGAACCGTGAGAAGATTGTCTCGCTTCTACGACGATTTTCATTTTTGGAATATCAGGAAGAAGAAACGCAGAGACCTTTTAAAGTTAGCTATTACGTACACGTGCCGGACGAAGAAGTGGAGTCCGTTCGGCGTGAACTTGTCAGGCACAAAATCCGCTGTAATTTTGTTTTTTCGCATCATCAGTTTCTTGATTTGCTGCCGATCCGTGCATCCAAAGGGCTTGCCGTCCGGTACCTGGCGTATCGGTGGAATATTTCTCACGACGATATTATCGTTGCCGGCGATTCAGGTAACGATGAGGATATGCTGACAGGCGAGATGCTGGGCATTGTCGTCGGCAATCACAGTGCCGAACTCGAAAAATTACGAGGCAAGCGCCGGATTTATTTTGCCGAAAAAGGGTATGCTTCGGGAATTTTGGAAGGTATCGCACATTATCAGTTTGCTACAATGCCATCGGGAGTTGCCGTATGACCAAACAATTCACCAAAGTTATCGATCACCATAAAGTCGATTTTTTCCGATACCTGAGCGCCGTAGCCGAAAGCGAAAAAAAACTATTTGTCCGCGGCAACATGCTCGATATTTTCAAAGCCATGTGCGCGCGTTCGGACGAACATCCGGTACGCGATATCGAAAAAGTCATCGATACGA
The bacterium DNA segment above includes these coding regions:
- a CDS encoding HAD-IIB family hydrolase, with the translated sequence MRTSKPLYVQIYSIHGLIRSENLELGRDADTGGQTKYVVELGKALSQMPGIAKIELVTRWINDKRVSPDYSRTIEKINEKFSIVRIPCGGGRYIRKELLWDHLEEFVDKSIKYIQSNGRLPDIIHSHYADAGFVCSELTKFFGIPMVHTGHSLGYPKLERLLEAGSSEEAINAQFNMCQRIAVEESILYYSDVVITSTHDEKEKQYGAYRNKDWPPYVVIPPGTDLEKFYPYTEERMWDDQWQPVRIAIRDQLWRFFMHMNKPLILTICRPVKKKNIAGLITAYGEDKELQNLANLAIFAGIRKDIQTMEDNEREVLTEMLLLMDKYDLYGKLAIPKRHDVEFEIPELYRIAAQTGGVFVNSAFTENFGITLLESAASGLPVVSTQYGGPQDIIANLDCGLLVDVQDTANIAVAIKRILTNGDLWKRFSESGIQKTGQFYSWPAHAGRYLETIAPLAKKSKAGHKTFAEVGKKFMKARKLIVTDIDNTLIGDRTAQNQFIQFIRKHRDEIGFGVATGRTVESAVEILKANGCPMPDFLITSVGAEMYYAYEEQFTASTGWASHIDYQWNREKIVSLLRRFSFLEYQEEETQRPFKVSYYVHVPDEEVESVRRELVRHKIRCNFVFSHHQFLDLLPIRASKGLAVRYLAYRWNISHDDIIVAGDSGNDEDMLTGEMLGIVVGNHSAELEKLRGKRRIYFAEKGYASGILEGIAHYQFATMPSGVAV
- the dnaG gene encoding DNA primase, whose translation is MKIPQHKIDEIKQATDIVELIGSYVTLKLRGRNYVGLCPFHNEKTPSFTVSPDKQIFYCFGCGTGGDAFSFIKTYEKVSYPEAIRTLAERAHIELPAFQADKDENSEIEALYFVYKTAARFYYDQLQSSAGQAARDYLRKRGFDEKTLKSFGVGYAPDEWDALARWTQSQRIDLKILEKGGLITAKSGGYYDRFRHRLIFPIFNISGRVIAFGGRLLREEPNSPKYLNSPEHPIYHKGKTLYGLSHAKDAVRRQDNMIIVEGYADCLSLHQFGVTNVTASSGTAFTMDQANLIRRFTQNVTLIYDGDDAGIRAAERGGALMLEAGLNVHIVVLPDKHDPDSYIRKEGVTAFESLIQKGLGYIDFRIAMWNHQNKLDSVNARTNAIRELLNIVARINDAIKRDLFVKEIASKMGVDAALVQKELRSVTRHATPGDERPKITVTPVAVVKPPISERITKAERNILRTLLAGQRRDADHVFSYIRADEFQNDAIRKVVEWVFNRFMLNEPFSSDHISGHFDETIERAISKLLIEDTGQYEIDELLAVIQSRQLESKMETLRNTILNMELEKEDTTELTAMYNFLNRQLLSLRNKKQLIKLDEKPLQERIDF
- a CDS encoding YpdA family putative bacillithiol disulfide reductase, yielding MTTKIFDVLIVGAGPTGLACAIECKKNGLSSVVIDKGCIVNSIYHFPANMIFFTTSDLLEIGGVPFTTTNPKPTREEGLNYYKRVVEHYDLLLRTNERVNRISKSDNIFQIQTTHRDGKPFEYRARFIIVATGYYDNPNYLHVPGEDLPKVSHYYTDPHPYFGKNILIVGGKNSACIAALELHRYGARVTVVHRKPEIKQSVKYWILPDFLNRVNEGAITLHVNSVIESILPESVKICNTQTHATTEMANDFVFALTGYRPDESFLRGCGIDVDHETLVPQHNPETLETNVPGLYVAGSISAGKETNKLFIENGRFHG
- a CDS encoding SEC59/DGK1/VTE5 family protein — its product is MHEDHTELDPIPQPIEDNASRRYENELKRKGFHFLSAGIPVGYYLTDYMTSMIVIGSLLGVAIVTEYLRFYSARFNTFFHKIFGRMLRDEEKTGYSGATYLLISSFLVIMIFHKPIAILCLLFLVFGDGLAAVVGKKFGRTRLFGKTIEGSLAFAAVSVAVGFVFPGVPFLIRLAGALTAAVVEILPMQTSDNLRIPIISGSIMEILYVQSLRDADLFNQGEVLVHLFLKIS
- a CDS encoding carbohydrate kinase, with the protein product MIAAFGEIVFDVYPDRERLGGAPFNLIYHIIRLTGKGALISRVGNDERGQNVQKFLSDRHLDIHGLQIDSKKPTGTAVVQLNQDGIPSFTITGGVAYDAIATTPEAEALVESCELFYFGTLAQRSMASQNTLYQIVRRAKQSFLDVNLRQNFYSADLLRISLELADVVKLNYEELRIIDALLFSETFSIEAAALRLIRTFSLLQLAVTLGNEGSWIFAEGEKTFHQTTIDHVVDTVGAGDGFAAIMCAGRIAGWTQDMIHRTASEFSAALCGIEGALPEDDRFYEPFRSLFSHAHK